A stretch of the bacterium genome encodes the following:
- the pdhA gene encoding pyruvate dehydrogenase (acetyl-transferring) E1 component subunit alpha, protein MPLQEVASFQVSRLEILDEQGNVDKELEPDLTRDQLIELYRHMVWGRITDERMLNLQRQGRIGTFGPSTGQEAAHCAPMFAATDRDWFVGAFREHGARLMRGESLLRQLVYFNGYEEGNVNEEGSSPRNLPISVIVGAQPLHAVGLAYAMRLKGEPESAALAFMGDGATSEGDFHEALNFASVWNLPVVFVVQNNQWAISVPRAKQTRSGTIAQKAIAYGMHGVQVDGNDALAMYVATREALERGRRGEGPTLIEAVTYRLMMHTTADDQYKYRTEEEEKVWWQRDPLLRFRKYLEARKFWSEKDQAALEEELKARMDEQIKAFEAKTDFPPEAPFDHVFGTRHDTIEEQKAAFLAELGKEAGHA, encoded by the coding sequence ATGCCTTTGCAGGAAGTCGCCTCGTTCCAGGTCTCGCGACTGGAGATCCTGGACGAGCAGGGCAACGTGGACAAGGAGCTCGAGCCCGATCTGACGCGGGACCAGCTCATCGAGCTGTACCGTCACATGGTCTGGGGACGCATCACGGACGAACGGATGCTCAACCTGCAGCGCCAGGGCCGCATCGGCACCTTCGGCCCCAGCACGGGCCAGGAAGCGGCCCATTGCGCGCCCATGTTCGCCGCCACGGACCGCGACTGGTTCGTCGGGGCTTTCCGCGAGCACGGCGCCCGGCTGATGCGCGGCGAGAGCCTGCTGCGACAGCTTGTCTACTTCAATGGTTACGAGGAGGGCAACGTCAACGAGGAGGGTTCCAGCCCGCGCAACCTGCCCATCTCGGTGATCGTCGGCGCCCAGCCGCTGCACGCGGTGGGACTGGCCTACGCCATGCGCCTCAAGGGCGAGCCCGAGTCGGCCGCGCTGGCCTTCATGGGCGATGGCGCCACCAGCGAGGGGGATTTCCACGAGGCCCTGAACTTCGCCTCGGTCTGGAACCTGCCGGTCGTCTTCGTCGTGCAGAACAACCAGTGGGCGATCTCCGTGCCCCGCGCCAAGCAGACCAGGTCGGGCACCATCGCCCAGAAGGCCATCGCCTACGGGATGCACGGCGTCCAGGTGGACGGCAACGACGCCCTGGCCATGTACGTCGCCACCAGGGAGGCGCTCGAGCGCGGACGCCGCGGCGAGGGACCGACCCTGATCGAGGCCGTCACCTACCGCCTGATGATGCATACCACCGCCGACGACCAGTACAAGTACCGGACCGAGGAGGAGGAGAAGGTCTGGTGGCAGCGCGACCCGTTGCTCCGCTTCCGCAAGTACCTGGAAGCACGCAAGTTCTGGAGTGAAAAGGACCAGGCGGCCCTCGAGGAGGAGCTGAAGGCGCGGATGGACGAGCAGATCAAGGCCTTCGAGGCCAAGACCGATTTTCCGCCCGAAGCCCCGTTCGATCACGTCTTCGGTACACGGCACGACACGATCGAGGAGCAGAAGGCCGCGTTTCTGGCGGAGCTCGGGAAGGAGGCCGGCCATGCCTAA
- a CDS encoding alpha-ketoacid dehydrogenase subunit beta: MPKLNMVQAINLALDEAMAADDNVIVLGEDVGVDGGVFRVTDGLQEKYGEARVIDTPLAESGIIGTSIGMAMAGLRPVGEMQFSGFSYLMIPQLEGHASRMRSRTHGQFNVPLVMRLPYGGGVRALEHHSESREATYAHLPGVKVVIPSGPRNARALMRAAIEDPDPVVYMEPKRSYRAFKEDVPAESETIEIGRSRVVQEGADITVVAWGAMMHTTQKAVAELEKERGASIELIDLLTIAPLDGNTIAESVRKTGRLAIVQEAPRSFGAASEIIATVNDKALMYLEAPVKRITGYDVVTPYFSRELLYMPTVGRVRRGIEEALDF; the protein is encoded by the coding sequence ATGCCTAAGCTCAACATGGTGCAAGCCATCAACCTGGCCCTGGACGAGGCCATGGCCGCCGACGATAACGTGATCGTGCTGGGCGAGGACGTGGGGGTCGACGGCGGCGTCTTCAGGGTGACCGACGGCCTGCAGGAGAAGTACGGCGAGGCGCGCGTCATCGACACGCCCCTGGCCGAGAGCGGCATCATCGGCACCTCGATCGGCATGGCCATGGCGGGGTTGCGGCCGGTCGGGGAGATGCAGTTCTCCGGTTTCTCCTACCTGATGATCCCCCAGCTCGAGGGACACGCCTCGCGCATGCGCTCGCGAACCCACGGGCAGTTCAACGTGCCGCTGGTCATGCGCCTGCCCTACGGAGGCGGCGTGCGCGCCCTGGAGCACCACAGCGAGAGCCGCGAGGCCACCTACGCCCATCTGCCGGGCGTGAAGGTCGTGATCCCGTCCGGGCCGCGCAACGCCCGCGCCCTGATGCGCGCGGCCATCGAGGATCCCGACCCCGTGGTCTACATGGAGCCCAAGCGTTCCTACCGGGCCTTCAAGGAGGACGTGCCCGCCGAGAGCGAGACCATCGAGATCGGCAGGTCCCGGGTCGTGCAGGAGGGCGCCGACATCACCGTCGTGGCCTGGGGCGCCATGATGCACACCACGCAGAAGGCCGTGGCCGAGCTCGAGAAGGAGCGCGGCGCGAGCATCGAACTGATCGATCTGCTGACCATCGCCCCCCTGGACGGGAACACCATCGCCGAGTCGGTGCGCAAGACCGGACGCCTGGCGATCGTGCAGGAGGCGCCGCGTTCGTTCGGCGCCGCCAGCGAGATCATCGCCACCGTCAACGACAAGGCACTGATGTACCTCGAGGCTCCCGTGAAGCGGATCACCGGCTACGACGTGGTCACGCCCTACTTCAGTCGCGAGTTGCTCTACATGCCGACGGTTGGCCGAGTCCGCCGGGGCATCGAGGAAGCGCTAGATTTCTAA
- a CDS encoding 2-oxo acid dehydrogenase subunit E2, giving the protein MFEFKLPDLGEGIHEGEVLKWHVQPGDTIAEDAPLVDVETDKAAVTIPSPRGGKIVTVVGEVGDVVETGQVIAVIDDGSGKA; this is encoded by the coding sequence ATGTTCGAGTTCAAGCTGCCCGATCTCGGCGAAGGCATCCATGAGGGCGAAGTGCTCAAGTGGCACGTCCAGCCCGGCGACACCATCGCCGAGGACGCGCCGCTGGTGGACGTGGAGACCGACAAGGCCGCGGTCACGATCCCGTCGCCGCGAGGCGGCAAGATCGTCACGGTCGTCGGCGAGGTGGGCGACGTGGTCGAGACCGGACAGGTCATCGCCGTGATCGACGACGGCAGCGGCAAGGCG